GCCGAGGCCCTGCCCGGGCTCCTCGAACCGTTCCTGGAACGGCGCTGACCCACCGGTGGCGGCGCCGTCCGCACCGCCACGCCCACCCGAGGACGTCGAGGGACGCGCGACCGGGCGGCAAGCCCCGGTCGCGCCCCCGGCGCCGGGATCAGACGGTGTCGAAGCAGCCGTGCTTGAGGCTGCTGACGAACTCCCGCCAGCGCTGCGTGGCAACGGTGATCTGTCCGGCGGCCCGGTTCTTGGTGTCCCGGACCCCGACGCAACCGACCCCGAAGCCGACCTCGACGCACTGGCCCTGCCCCTGGGTCCGCGTGCTGGTGCGCCAGTCGGTGATGTTCGCCATCTACAACTCCCCTATGCGTTGTTGCATCAGTTCGACGGAGCCGTCCGGATCGACCGCGTGCGCACGCAGGTGGTCCATCATGGTCATGTAGTTGGCCAGCTCCACCTCGCGTTCGAGGTAGAGGCCGCCCACGTGCGTCTCCAGGTAGACCACGTCCGGGTCGATGCGGTTCGAGTACCGCAGGATCACGAACGGTCCGGCCTGCGCCGGGTGCGCTCCCGCGTCCAGCGGCATCACCTGCAACGTCACGTGCGGCAGCTGCACGAGCTTGAGCAGGTGCTCCAGCTGGCGACGCAGCACACCGGGGCCGCCGACCCGCCTCCGCAGCGCGGCTTCCCCCACGACCGCCCAGAGCTCCAACGGGTTCTCACCGGTCACCCGCTGCTGGCGCTGGATGCGCAGGTCGACCCGCCGGCTGATCTCCGAGTCGCTCGCCTTGATCAGGGTGGCCTTGGTGATCGCGTACGCGTACTCGCGCGTCTGGAGCAGCCCGGGAATGGCCTCGGACTCGTAGGTGTGGATCGACGACGCTTCCGCCTCCAAACCCACGTAGGTCTCGTACCACTCGGGCAGGACATCGCTGTACGAGTGCCACCAACCGCGTTTCCGGGCATCGCGCGCGAGGTTGATCAGCTGGTCCCGCTCGCACCCCTCGACCCCGTAGAAGTCCAGCAGGGCCGAGACGTCGCCGACCGACGGTGAACGCTTCGCGGTCTCGAACCGCCCGATCTTGGCCTGCGTGCACCCGAGGTGGGCAGCGGCCTGCTGCTGGGTGACCTCCGCTTGCGCCCGCAGTCGCCGCAGCTCGGCAGCGAGGCGGCGGCGACGCACCGTGGGACTGACTGTCATGATCCCATCCTGCCCGGATGTCCACACTGCGTCACCACCCCATCACCTGTACGACATCCGGTCGAGTCGCCCGTTCCGGGCCGACCCGGTAGGCACCGCTACACATCGGATATTGGCGGATGGGTATTACGCATCTCCCCCCAATCGAGGCACCTTCGCCGGGATGGAGTACACCCAGCTCGGGTAGACGTGTTCGTCCGGAAAAACCAACCGATAGGGGGAAGACAGCGCACACCGCGACACTCGTCCCAGCCCGTGGGACCGCGGCAGGCCGCCGCGGCCCGCGTCGCGCGCACGACGGAGCCGGGCGAGGTCACCGGAGGGCCGCGCTCACGGCGGGCGGCGCCGCACCGGCCCCGTGGGGACGGGTCGGCCACCGCTCGCGGTTCACCCCGACGAGCCTCGCCCTCCCGCGCGTGCGCGGGGCTCGCGCCGGTCAGACGGCACCGCACGCCGGGGCACCGACGGCCCCGGTCGCGAGACACCGGGCGGGCGCCCGGCACCCCGCGCTCACGGGCGCGGCACGTTGCGCAGGTTGCTGCGGGCGAGCTGGATCATCTTGCCGACACCGCCGGACAGCACCGTCCGGCTCACCGCCAGCGCGAAGCCCTTCACCTGGTCACCGGTGATCCGCGGCGGGATGGACAGCGCGTTCGGGTCGGTCACCACGTCCACCAGCGCGGGCCCCGGGCGCCGCAGCGCGTCGGCCAGCGCCTCACGCACCTCGGCCGGCTTCTCCACGCGCACCGAGTGGATGCCCGCCGCCGCGGCGATCGCGGCGAAGTCGACGTGCTCGTGGTCGGTGCCGAAGTCCGGCAGCCCGTCGACGAGCATCTCCAGCTTCACCATGCCCAGCGAGGAGTTGTTGAACACCACGACCTTCACCGGCAGCCGGTGGGTGCGCAGGCTCAGCAGGTCGCCCAGGAGCATGGCCAGCCCGCCGTCGCCGGACATCGAGATGACCTGGCGCTCCGGTTCGGCGATCTGCGCGCCGATGGCCTGCGGCAGCGCGTTGGCCATCGACCCGTGCACGAACGACCCCAGCACCCGGCGCCACCCGTTCGGCGTGATGTAGCGGGCCGCCCACACGTTGCACATCCCGGTGTCCACTGTGAACACCGCGTCGTCCGCGGCGAGGTCGTCGAGCACGTCGGCGACGTACTCCGGGTGGATCGGCACCTGCGTCTCGACGTTGCGGGTGTAGGCCTCGACGACGCGCTCCAGCTGACCGGCGTGCTCGCGCAGCATCCGGTCCAGGAAGCTGCGGTCCTGCTTCTGCTCGACGTGCGGCAGCACCGCGCGGATGGTCTCGGCGACGTCGCCGTGCACGGCCAGGTCGAGCACCGTCCGCCGCCCCAGGTGCGTCGGTTCGATGTCCACCTGCACCGTGTTGGCCTGCGGCAGGAAGTTGTCGTACGGGAAGTCCGTGCCCAGCAGCACGACGAGGTCGGCGCGGTGCATCGCGTCGTGGCAGGCGCCGTAGCCGAGCAGGCCGCTCATGCCCACGTCGAAGGGGTTGTCGTACTGGATCCACTCCTTGCCGCGCAGCGCGTGCCCGACGGGCGCGTTGACCCGCGCGGCCAGCTCCATGACCTCGTCGTGCGCCCCGCGCGTGCCCGCCCCGCAGAACAGCATCGGCCGCTCGGCCCGGTTCAGCTTCTCCGCCAGCGCCAGCACCTGCTCCTGCGAGGGCACGAGCGTGGGCGGCTCGGACTCGATGGTCCCGAGGCCGCCGGAGGAGGGCGCCGGCTTCTCGGCGACGTCGCCGGGCAGCACCAGCACGGACGCGCCGCGGCGGCCGGTCGCGGTCTGGATGGCGGTGCGCAGCAGCCGCGGCATCTGCTCCGGCTGGGAGAGCAGCTCGCAGAAGTGGCTGCACTCGTTGAACAGCTCCTCGGGGTGGGTCTCCTGGAAGAACCCGGTGCCGATCTGCGCGGACGGGATGTGCGAGGCCAGCGCCAGCACGGGCGCCCCGCTGCGGTGCGCGTCGAACAGGCCGTTGATCAGGTGCAGGTTGCCCGGTCCGCAGCTGCCCGCGCAGACCGCGAGCCGTCCGGTCATCTGCGCTTCGGCGCCCGCCGCGAAGGCCGCGGCCTCCTCGTGGCGCATGTGCACCCACTCGATGCCGTCGGTGCGCCGCACGGCGTCCACCACCGGGTTGAGGCTGTCGCCGACGATGCCGTAGACGCGCCGGACGCCGGCCTGCACGAGCACTTCGATGATCTGGTCGGCGACAGTGGGCATGGGGAGTCCTCCGAACGGTCGTCGGCATCGGCCACCACCCGTCTACGCGCAGCGGACCGACCCCGCAACTCGAAGTCCCGGAGGACGGGCGTAACGCTCCGGCCGCCGCCTTCGATCACCTCGGTGTCCGAGTCCGAAAACCGTTGCGAGAGAAGGGAAAACACGGTGTCCGTCCGCCTCTACACCGCGTGCGCGCTGGCGCTGACCGCCTCGGCGGTCGCCGGGCTGCTGGTCGGCGGGTTCATCGTGGCGCACGATCGGCCGGAGCCGCCGACACCCCAGGTGGCACAGGTCGCCCCCGGGCGGCCGTGACGTCGCTCCACCTCTCGGGACCGCGCCGGGTGCATCGGCTAGCGTCGGGTGCATGAGCGAACAGAACCGACTCGCCGTCGGCGACGCGGCGCCGGAGTTCTCCTTGCCGGACGCCGACGGCAAGACCGTCTCGTTGAGCGACTACCGCGGCCGTTCCGTCGTGGTCTACTTCTACCCGGCGGCCAGCACCCCGGGCTGCACGAAGGAGGCCTGCGACTTCCGGGACAGCCTCGCGGCGCTCAACGACGCCGGTTTCGACGTCGTGGGCATCTCCCCGGACAAGCCGGCCAAGCTCGCCACCTTCCGGGACGCCCAGGGCTTGACCTTCCCGCTGCTGGCCGACGAGGACAAGTCGGTCATGACGGCGTGGGGCGCGTTCGGGGAGAAGAAGAACTACGGCAGGGTCGTGCAGGGCGTGATCCGGTCGACCTTCGTGGTGGACCCGGAGGGCAAGATCGCCAAGGCGCTGTACAACGTCAAGGCCACCGGCCACGTCGAGCGGCTCCGCAAGGACCTGGGCGTCTGACGGCAGTGGGCACCGACCCGGCCGGTGCCCCCCCTCGTGGTCAGTCCAGCACCATGTAGACCGCGACACCTGCGGCGATGACCACCACCAGGTACCGCAGCAGGTTCGCCGGCAGCTTCTGGGCGACCTTGCCGCCCACGAACCCGCCGAGCAGCGTGGTGGGCACCAGCATCAGCACCGCGAGCCAGTCGACCGGCGCGATGAGCGCGTAGACGACGAGGGTCACCGCGCTGCCGATCATGCCGAGCCAGCTCTTGAGCGCGTTCAACCGCCGCATGGAGTCGGTGGCGGCGAGCACCAGGATCGCGATGAGGATGACGCTGCGCGCTCCGCCGAAGTAGCCGCCGTAGATCGAGGCGAGGAAGATCCCGACGGTGAGCACGACCGTGCGGTCCGGGGCGCCTTCGGCGGGCGAGCCGAGCCAGGTGCGGATGGTGTTCTGGAAGGCCATGAGCACCGCGGACAGCCCGACCAGCGCGGGCACCACGGCGTCGAAGACCTTGCCCGGCAGGACCATGAGCAGCACGCAGCCCAGCGCCGAGCCGAGCACCGCCGCGGCCGAGGTCAGCCACAGCCGCCGCGGGGCGCCCTTGAGGTCGTCGCGCTGGCCGACGGCGGCGCCGACGAAGCCGGGCCCCTGGGCCACCGAGTTGGTCACGTTGGCGACGAGCGGGGACATCCCGGTGGCCAGCAGCGCCGGGAAGACCAGCAGGGAGCCGCCGCCGGCCACCGCGTTGACCGCGCCGGAGAGGAACCCGACCACGACCAGCAGGGCCAGCTCGAACCATTCGGTGAACACGACCACCGAAGTTAGCTGCTGCAACGACCCCTGGTGCCTCCGGGGCGAGCGGTATCACATCGTCCCGCGCCGTTGCGGCACACCGGGTAACGCCGTTATGGTTCTATAACGCCGTTACAACGGGAGGGGGCTCGCCATGAGCAACCCGTTCACGCAAGGCAACTACGCGCCGGTCCGGCAGGAGGTCACCTGCACCGACCTCCCGGTGGTCGGCCGGATCCCCGAGCACCTCGACGGCCGGTACCTGCGCAACGGCCCGAACCCGAGCGCCGAGATCGACCCCGAGGCCTACCACTGGTTCATGGGCGACGGGATGGTGCACGGCATCCGGCTCCGCGACGGGCGGGCGGAGTGGTACCGCAACCGCTGGGTCCGCTCACCGCAGGTGAGCCGGAACCTCGGCGAACCGCTGCGGCCCCGCAACCCGCGCGCCGGGCTGGACCTGCTCGGCGCGAACACCAACGTCATCGGGCACGCCGGCCGCACGCTCGCCCTGGTCGAGGGCGGCGGGGCGAACTACGAGCTGACCGAGGAGCTCGACACCGTGGGGCCGTGCGACTTCGACGGCACGCTGCCCGGAGGCTACACCGCGCACCCGAAGCGGGACCCGGACACCGGGGAGCTGCACGCCGTGTCGTACTTCTTCGGCCGGGGGAACGCGGTGCAGTACTCGGTGATCGGCGTGGACGGCCGGGCCCGGCGCACCGTGGACGTCGAGGTCGGCGGCAGCCCGATGATGCACGACTTCTCGCTCACCGAGCGGTACGTGGTGCTCTACGACCTGCCGGTCACCTTCGACGCGCAGCTGGCCACCGCGACGGTCACCCCGCGCTGGCTGCGCCGCCCGGCCCAGCTGGTGCTGTCCGCGCTCATCGGCCGCGTCCGGGTCCCGGACCCGGTCGCCGCCCGGATGGCCCGCACCACCCCGGCGAACTCCGGGTTCCCGTACCGCTGGAACCCGCGCTACCCGGCGCGGATCGGCGTGCTGCCGCGCGACGGCGGTCCGCGGGACGTGCGCTGGTTCGACGTCGGGCCCTGCTACGTCTTCCACCCGCTCAACGCCTACGACACCGAGGACGGCGTGGTCCTGGACGTGGTGCGGCACGCGAAGGTCTTCGACACCGAGCTGCACGGACCGTCGGAGGGTGCGCCGACGCTGGACCGCTGGACGGTGGACTTCCGGCGCGGCGAGGTCCGCGAGGCACGGCTGGACGACCGCGACCAGGAGTTCCCGCGCGTGGACGAGCGCCGGCTCGGCAAGCGGCACCGCTACGGCTACTCGGTCGGCGGCGACACCCTGTTCAAGCACGACCTGGTGACCGGCGGGACCGCGACCCGGCGGTTCGGCGCGGGCCACCAGGTCGGCGAGTTCGTCTTCGAGCCGAACAGCCCGGACTCGGCCGAGGACGACGGGATCCTCATGGGCCTGCGCTACTCGGCGGCCGAGCACCGCAGCGACCTGGTGCTGCTGGACGCCGAGACCCTGGAGACGGTGGCGGAGGTCCAGCTGCCGGACCGGGTGCCCAACGGCTTCCACGGCAACTGGGTGCCGACCGGCTCCTGACCGCGTTCAGGCCTCGCGGCCCGTGGCGGAGGCGAAGCCGAGCCAGGTGTGGCGGTTGCCCCACCAGCACCAGCCGACCTTCGGCGCGTTCCGCCGTTCCGCGCCGTCCCGCCCGGTGCCGTTGCTGATCCACAGCGCCGGGGTGCGGGAGTCGAAGGCGCCGTTGTCCTTGCGCAGCCGGGATCCGATGGTCATGAAGCAGTGGTTGCGTTCCAGCGCGGACGGCTGCTGCAGCACCCAGTGGACGCCTTCGGTGATGAGCAGCGGTGTGCGTCCCGCCGCGGTCAGCTCTGGCAGGGCTTCCTCCGGGCTCCAGTTGGCCAGGTGGTCGCCGCGGTCGAGCCCGGTGACGAGGTACAGCGGCGCGTCGGGCACGTCGACGCCGGTCGGCGCGAACCGGTCGACGTCCGGCATGTCGGTGACCACGAACCCGGGCTTGTCGCCGCGGCGGAGCAGGGGCGCGAGCACGGACGCGGGCGCCCGGTCGGGGTGGAGGGCGAGCAGGGCGCCGTCGCTGCCGCGTCCGGCGAAGGCGCGCAGGTCGTCGGCGGCGAGCCCGGCGATCTCGGGCACGCCGAGGTCGATGAGGCGTTCCGCTTGGTCGGCGAGCGGCGGGAGGACGGCAGCGGAGGTCACGGGGCTCCCCAGGTCGCGGGTCGGGGTGGTGGCGGTCATGGCACGGCCCCCTCGGCGAGGAACTTACGACGGACGTAACATTATCACCGGAGTACGAATCCTCTTCACGTGCGCGGACGGGAGCGGGTGTGGTGACGACGGCCGAGCTGGGTCTGCGGGAGGCCAAGAAGCAGGAGACGCGGCAACTGATCTCCGACCGCGCGACGCAGCTGTTCCTGGAGAAGGGCTTCGAGGGGACGACGATCGCGGAGATCGCGGCGGCGGCCCGCGTGGCGAAGAAGACGGTGACGAACTACTTCGCCCGCAAGGAAGACCTGGTCTTCGACCGGCAGGAGGAGTTCGTCTCCTCGCTGGCCCGCGCCGTGGCGCACCGCCGCCCCGGTGAGTCCGCGCTGGCCGCGCTGCGCCGCGACTTCGACACCGCGGTCGCGACGCAGGACCCGGTGGCGGGCTTCGCGGGTCACGACTTCAGCCGCATGGTCGCCGACAGCCCCACCCTGTCGATCTGCTT
This region of Saccharopolyspora hordei genomic DNA includes:
- a CDS encoding DUF397 domain-containing protein — protein: MANITDWRTSTRTQGQGQCVEVGFGVGCVGVRDTKNRAAGQITVATQRWREFVSSLKHGCFDTV
- a CDS encoding helix-turn-helix domain-containing protein, with translation MTVSPTVRRRRLAAELRRLRAQAEVTQQQAAAHLGCTQAKIGRFETAKRSPSVGDVSALLDFYGVEGCERDQLINLARDARKRGWWHSYSDVLPEWYETYVGLEAEASSIHTYESEAIPGLLQTREYAYAITKATLIKASDSEISRRVDLRIQRQQRVTGENPLELWAVVGEAALRRRVGGPGVLRRQLEHLLKLVQLPHVTLQVMPLDAGAHPAQAGPFVILRYSNRIDPDVVYLETHVGGLYLEREVELANYMTMMDHLRAHAVDPDGSVELMQQRIGEL
- a CDS encoding pyruvate dehydrogenase; amino-acid sequence: MPTVADQIIEVLVQAGVRRVYGIVGDSLNPVVDAVRRTDGIEWVHMRHEEAAAFAAGAEAQMTGRLAVCAGSCGPGNLHLINGLFDAHRSGAPVLALASHIPSAQIGTGFFQETHPEELFNECSHFCELLSQPEQMPRLLRTAIQTATGRRGASVLVLPGDVAEKPAPSSGGLGTIESEPPTLVPSQEQVLALAEKLNRAERPMLFCGAGTRGAHDEVMELAARVNAPVGHALRGKEWIQYDNPFDVGMSGLLGYGACHDAMHRADLVVLLGTDFPYDNFLPQANTVQVDIEPTHLGRRTVLDLAVHGDVAETIRAVLPHVEQKQDRSFLDRMLREHAGQLERVVEAYTRNVETQVPIHPEYVADVLDDLAADDAVFTVDTGMCNVWAARYITPNGWRRVLGSFVHGSMANALPQAIGAQIAEPERQVISMSGDGGLAMLLGDLLSLRTHRLPVKVVVFNNSSLGMVKLEMLVDGLPDFGTDHEHVDFAAIAAAAGIHSVRVEKPAEVREALADALRRPGPALVDVVTDPNALSIPPRITGDQVKGFALAVSRTVLSGGVGKMIQLARSNLRNVPRP
- the bcp gene encoding thioredoxin-dependent thiol peroxidase translates to MSEQNRLAVGDAAPEFSLPDADGKTVSLSDYRGRSVVVYFYPAASTPGCTKEACDFRDSLAALNDAGFDVVGISPDKPAKLATFRDAQGLTFPLLADEDKSVMTAWGAFGEKKNYGRVVQGVIRSTFVVDPEGKIAKALYNVKATGHVERLRKDLGV
- a CDS encoding TSUP family transporter, with product MFTEWFELALLVVVGFLSGAVNAVAGGGSLLVFPALLATGMSPLVANVTNSVAQGPGFVGAAVGQRDDLKGAPRRLWLTSAAAVLGSALGCVLLMVLPGKVFDAVVPALVGLSAVLMAFQNTIRTWLGSPAEGAPDRTVVLTVGIFLASIYGGYFGGARSVILIAILVLAATDSMRRLNALKSWLGMIGSAVTLVVYALIAPVDWLAVLMLVPTTLLGGFVGGKVAQKLPANLLRYLVVVIAAGVAVYMVLD
- a CDS encoding carotenoid oxygenase family protein, with amino-acid sequence MSNPFTQGNYAPVRQEVTCTDLPVVGRIPEHLDGRYLRNGPNPSAEIDPEAYHWFMGDGMVHGIRLRDGRAEWYRNRWVRSPQVSRNLGEPLRPRNPRAGLDLLGANTNVIGHAGRTLALVEGGGANYELTEELDTVGPCDFDGTLPGGYTAHPKRDPDTGELHAVSYFFGRGNAVQYSVIGVDGRARRTVDVEVGGSPMMHDFSLTERYVVLYDLPVTFDAQLATATVTPRWLRRPAQLVLSALIGRVRVPDPVAARMARTTPANSGFPYRWNPRYPARIGVLPRDGGPRDVRWFDVGPCYVFHPLNAYDTEDGVVLDVVRHAKVFDTELHGPSEGAPTLDRWTVDFRRGEVREARLDDRDQEFPRVDERRLGKRHRYGYSVGGDTLFKHDLVTGGTATRRFGAGHQVGEFVFEPNSPDSAEDDGILMGLRYSAAEHRSDLVLLDAETLETVAEVQLPDRVPNGFHGNWVPTGS
- a CDS encoding DUF5701 family protein produces the protein MTATTPTRDLGSPVTSAAVLPPLADQAERLIDLGVPEIAGLAADDLRAFAGRGSDGALLALHPDRAPASVLAPLLRRGDKPGFVVTDMPDVDRFAPTGVDVPDAPLYLVTGLDRGDHLANWSPEEALPELTAAGRTPLLITEGVHWVLQQPSALERNHCFMTIGSRLRKDNGAFDSRTPALWISNGTGRDGAERRNAPKVGWCWWGNRHTWLGFASATGREA
- a CDS encoding TetR/AcrR family transcriptional regulator, which encodes MTTAELGLREAKKQETRQLISDRATQLFLEKGFEGTTIAEIAAAARVAKKTVTNYFARKEDLVFDRQEEFVSSLARAVAHRRPGESALAALRRDFDTAVATQDPVAGFAGHDFSRMVADSPTLSICLRGLHDRREQALVEALADAVGEQPTDITVRTAAGLLSAVHRTLFQRIQELTLAGRPNDEIAAVLAPEAARAFDLLEPSLGSYAVA